A segment of the Candidatus Neomarinimicrobiota bacterium genome:
GCAGCCACCCTCCAGCGTGCAGGGCAACCATCTGGATTTCACCTCTCAGCGAGGGATATCTACGACAGGATTGCACAATATAAGGATGAAAAAGTGACTCCCTCGATTGAAGAGGTCCTTGAAAGCTTAAAAAACGCTAAATCAATTTGATGATGGTCATTTTTTTCATGTTAATTTAAAACATGCCAATGTGCATATTATGAGATACAGTTAAAACCTTCGGGGAGGATGCATCAAATGGATAGTTATTTTGCACCCGCGGAAAAAGCGACTGAAGAACAACTGCACCAACAGCATTCCATAATATCAGAAAGCCTCTTCATTGAGGGATTGATGGAAACGGTTGGCGGGTTGCTGGCCGTTCTAAATGAGCAACGTCAGATTATTTCTATCAATGATTCCTTTCTGAAAATGTTGGGTGTGAAGGATCCAATAGTAGCTCTGGGTTTACGTCCGGGTAACGCTCTGGATTGTATTCATGCCAGTGGTGCCCCTGCAGGATGTGGGACGACTAAATATTGTTCGACCTGTGGCGCAGCTAAGGCTATTGTGAGTAGTTTGGAGAGCAACGAGCCTACTGAGGAGATTTGTGCCTTAAAAGCAAATAATCACGGGAGCGATGTTGATCTTGTTCTGAAGGTTCGGTCCCACCCAGCAGTTATTCAAAACACTCGATATATCATGCTTTTTCTGAGAGATATTACTCTCGAACAGCAAAGAGCTGCGCTTGAAAGAACCTTTTTCCACGATATCAACAACATGCTATCTGGTCTGGTTGGAGCCAGTGAAATTTTAGCTCGTGATGAGAACAAATCCCCCATGGTTGATATTGTCCGTCGTTCTTCCCTGCGATTGCAGAAGGCCGTTGAAATTCAGAGATTTTTGCTGGAGAGTGGTGCAGATTACAATAATCTAGTGCAACAAAATACTTCGCTTGGTCAGATTCGGGAAGACATGATGACCCTTTTCCTTCAACATCCGGCTAGCAAAAATAAGCACCTCGTTTATGCTGAAGATTTTGAAGATTTTATTATCACAACGGATGTATCGCTTATGGAGAGAGTAATTGCGAATATGATTACTAATGCACTGGAAGCATCAGACGAAGGTGATTCCGTACATGTTTCACATGCGCTTGAGACCAATAGAGTGAGCATCAATGTTCATAATAATCAAGTCATTCCTGAGGATGTCCGCCTGAGAGTATTTCAGCGAAATTTCAGCACCAAAGGTCAGTCAGGCAGAGGGCTGGGCACCTTCTCCATGAAACTGTTTGGAGAAAATATATTGGGAGGGGATGTTCACTTCACCTCAAAGCCAAAGGCAGGAACAACCTTTACTTTTTCACTCCCCATCATGTAACTTTCTGTCAAAATGCTTTGATTCCCTGACTTGTTACAAGAGGCTCGCAAAGTCGTTTTAAATTGTAATTATGGAACTCGCGCTTGCTTGTCTCAG
Coding sequences within it:
- a CDS encoding sensor histidine kinase encodes the protein MDSYFAPAEKATEEQLHQQHSIISESLFIEGLMETVGGLLAVLNEQRQIISINDSFLKMLGVKDPIVALGLRPGNALDCIHASGAPAGCGTTKYCSTCGAAKAIVSSLESNEPTEEICALKANNHGSDVDLVLKVRSHPAVIQNTRYIMLFLRDITLEQQRAALERTFFHDINNMLSGLVGASEILARDENKSPMVDIVRRSSLRLQKAVEIQRFLLESGADYNNLVQQNTSLGQIREDMMTLFLQHPASKNKHLVYAEDFEDFIITTDVSLMERVIANMITNALEASDEGDSVHVSHALETNRVSINVHNNQVIPEDVRLRVFQRNFSTKGQSGRGLGTFSMKLFGENILGGDVHFTSKPKAGTTFTFSLPIM